The Microcebus murinus isolate Inina chromosome 9, M.murinus_Inina_mat1.0, whole genome shotgun sequence nucleotide sequence gccctcccacagCCGACAGGTGCTTCAAGAAAACAGTCCTCATTCCACTCAAGACCCAGCGACAAGATATGGGCCCTCTCTCACCCTGGGGGAAGTGCCTCAACCTTCCTTAACTTGGGCTGTCCAGATCTTCCCCATTCAGTAGCTCTTTCCTCACTTTCCTCCCCTTCCAGAactttcttcacataatctcctGTCCTGGCCATTAGAAACCAGTGCTGGCTTCTCCTACGCAAGGATGAGGTAATAAAGATTTCAGGGCCACTCAGCTTTTTCTTACTAGTGCATCTTTTCACAATTAGATAAAACAGAGGTCATGAAGAAATGCAACACAGAGTGCCTATTGCCATTGGAGCTTAAAGTCTATCTGGGGAGACCAACAAAAAGGATCAATAGCAGGTTGGGGTCCTGCTGCACACCTGTCACTGAGATGAAGGGCCCCTTTCTAGCACCTGTGTCCTTTCACCCCTTGTCTCCTGCTCCTTTCTGACCTGTGTACTTGGGGCTGATTTCCAGGTCACTGAGCCCGGGAACTGGATGGATGTCTGTGAAGGATCTACCACCATGATCCTTGGGGTGACCTCCTCAGTGCCCTCCCTACCACTCCCCAATGTCCTCCTGATGGCCAATGTCACCTGGCCCCGGAGTCGGTTTTCCACCCAGAGCACACCTGGTCATGCTCCTGTCATCACACTCCGCAGGTAAAGAAAAGCTTGAGGGAGGGGTCAGAAGGGGTAAGATGATTGACTGGCATATGCTTGGTATTAATATGACAGCTGGACTTTAGATCAAAAGAAGGGACAGTGTTCTTTAGTGTATAAACAATGtagaattcattcattcgttcctTTAACAAATGCTTGTTTAATATCTctatgtgccaagccctgtgcttCATGCTGGGACAGAGCAGTACACTATCCCTATGTCAAGCCTAGATTTTGAGGATCTTGGcttttgtgtactttttttcATGTAGAACTGATAGACTGAGAAGCTTTTGTGCGCTTTTATTTTGTCAGTATAGATGTAGGGAGTTTCCAAAGAAAAAGTGGGGATATAAAGTCAAATAGGGCTTTGAGGTGTTaagattgagaaaaaatattgcaCAAATGGAAGACGCCCATCATCCTTCCCCTGTCCACACGGTGAAtcaggacacagggagaaggaggCCTAGGAATGGAGGCAGGGCACCGCAGTTCCAGTGCCTGCTTAGTTAGATCTAAACTTTGGCAAATCACTtggttctctgagcctcagcttcaaAATCTGTAAAGTGGAgctaataatacttatttttccttcatgaaaTGGTTGTGTGAGAATTACAAGAGGTATCATACATCAGTATCAGCCGTTATTACTGAAGTGGGCAAATTCTTTAATAACTGAGGTCTTGGAAACCAGAGAGTCAGTCTTAGCACACGAGCTTTCTCCCTTTGCCATCCCCTGATCAGAGGTGGGAGGCCAAGCTCCAGGTAGGCACCTGTAAGGCTGATTAAAGTCGCAGGCTCTGCTATGGGAATTTTCTGATTATGCCCAGGATTCTTCCCCTGAAGTACGTGGAGCTACGAATCTGTGACCGGCTCCAACGCATCCTGAGGGTTAGGACAGTGACAGAAAAGATCTACTACCTGAAGCTCCACGAAAAACACCCAGAGGCTGTCTTTCAATTCTGGATACGCCTGGTGAAAATTCTGCAGAAAGGCCTGTCCATCACCACCAAAGACCCGAGAATCCAATTCACTCACTGCCTGGTGCCCAAGATGTCCAGCAACTGCCCCGAGACAACAGTAAGCGGGGCCCTGTCACCAAGATCAGCCAAgaaacacatacatgtatatgtatgggtgcatgtatatatatatatatatatatatatatatatatatttcaaaatgctgTTTTTTTCACTTTAGATTATATCCTATACACCTTTCCATatctttaaaagttctttgtaaatAGCATTTTGATAATTTCATACTACTCAGTtgtatgaattaaaattaaaatcattccctAACATTAGACATTTaaggttgttttaaattttttattattataaataatgctaaaataaGCATGTGTATGTATCATCCACATTTCTTATTACTTTCTCAGCTAGGTTTTTAGAAGTAGAAATCAAAGGGCATGGACATTTTCAAGGCACTTGACACATATTGCCAGACTATTTCCATAAAGTTCACACCAAATTAAGCTCTCACCAATAATATGTGTCTGTGTCACTGTATCCTATCACAATTGAGTAGTATaagttttaatacattttctaatgTGACAGGTAAAAagtgacatctttttttttatttccccagtCAGGATAGTCAATCAAGACATCTCTGATTTTCAACGAATTCGAATAttgttacatatgtgtgtgtgtgtgtgtatatatatatagttggttttttttgtcGTTGTGTTCTTTGGCCAACTTTCTATTGCCAATCTTGTGTTTTTCTAAATTGATTTGttaaaaaaagctttttataCATCAAGATTTTTGACCCTTTAATTacaagtttttataaatatttcctcaaaGATTTGCTCCTCCCCTCCAATTTATTTAGGGTGTTTTTTGGACACAGATAGGGCCTTTTGAGGACTTGCCATGTGTGGAAGCACAAGGAGGGGAGCTTGATAGATGGGGATTGTCTCACACCTTCAGATTTCAGAATCGAGatgcttttcttctctcattttaagTTGTATGCTTTAGGTTTGTTATTATTGACTTTGAAAAGTTCAGCTGTTTTATTAGCCCAGCTGCTCTGATTCTGAATGTCCAGATCTTGTTGTCTGGACAGAGTAGCCACTGCAGCCCCTGAAAGAGGGTGTGGTCCTGCCAGGGGTCCCAATTTTTGGTCTGATGATTCTGGGGCTTACTGCTTAACGCAGGCTCCCAGGGCCGGGCTGTGGAATTCAAGTGCAAGCCCACGAGTTCCTTCAAAGTCCTGCCCTAAGGAGGCCGAGAACTCTCGGTGAGCAGACCTGGCCCTCTGACTCTGAATTTCTCCACCCAGCCTGAAAGCAGCCTCCCGTCATCCTCCCAGCCCAGCGAGACCCTCATGCTGCAGGCGGCCGAGCAGACCAGTGGCAGCTTCTCACAACTCTCATCAAGGCCCCAGCTCACAGCAGACAGGTGCGCCCTCCACGGGGTTGGCTCTGGTGTCCTTTTCCCTAGTGTGAAGTCATGGGGTCAGTGACACCCTGTCAACctatctctgtttcttctttttattctagGTAGTCATGTGTTTGACTTTTTCTGTCAACTTTATTGTAAGCCTGTCCTTGAAAAAAAGGGGGGGATCCGTGATCTAAGTGTTCATTCCCTTGGCAAATGGCAGTGTTTTCTAATAACAGTTGCTCAGTAAAAGGAATGAGTGATGAGTGCATTCATTCAAAGAAGTGTAAGTGGCCCAGACAGATTCGTGGGGTTAGCTACtgtctcccaccccagcccacaaGCTCCCTTGCATAATACCCTGGTGCTCTGCCTCACCTGCCTCTTCCGTAAAATTGACAGAGAAGACAGGACAAAGGGACACTGCCACTAGCTCCAAAGTATTATTCATTTGCTAACCAATTATGTTAGACTCTTTCTGTAACAAGGGATAGAAACCTAAAGGAAGGTAGTGCAACCAACACACTGAACAAGTACAACTTGCAGGGGGTCATcatatgcaaatttatttttgtcctccCTTTGTAATTTTTCAGTGGGAGAAGTTTTCTTCTTGCTCCCAGATAAAAGCTGGTTCTCTGGGCAGACTCCATAGCATGTGGGCCCCCTCTTAGACA carries:
- the GARIN1A gene encoding Golgi-associated RAB2 interactor protein 1A isoform X2, which encodes MDVCEGSTTMILGVTSSVPSLPLPNVLLMANVTWPRSRFSTQSTPGHAPVITLRRILPLKYVELRICDRLQRILRVRTVTEKIYYLKLHEKHPEAVFQFWIRLVKILQKGLSITTKDPRIQFTHCLVPKMSSNCPETTPESSLPSSSQPSETLMLQAAEQTSGSFSQLSSRPQLTADRSIDTAIGISSSIRDKTPLPVVSSVNLKVPMRATLQHSLWEQEDPDEHFLHVPVASSLGEHFLGP
- the GARIN1A gene encoding Golgi-associated RAB2 interactor protein 1A isoform X1 → MNKIRGLPPEVREPGPGVELGVEDGLLCQLLHSPEFNLFSDSVVFESYFIQVTEPGNWMDVCEGSTTMILGVTSSVPSLPLPNVLLMANVTWPRSRFSTQSTPGHAPVITLRRILPLKYVELRICDRLQRILRVRTVTEKIYYLKLHEKHPEAVFQFWIRLVKILQKGLSITTKDPRIQFTHCLVPKMSSNCPETTPESSLPSSSQPSETLMLQAAEQTSGSFSQLSSRPQLTADRSIDTAIGISSSIRDKTPLPVVSSVNLKVPMRATLQHSLWEQEDPDEHFLHVPVASSLGEHFLGP